The genomic DNA CGGTGAGTTCGGCGGGCAGCGTGATCGCCCACTCCGCGAGGAGCTGCTGCCGCCCGACGAGGACCGCGTGGCCCTCGACGATGCCCTGGACGCCGAGCCCGGGCACGTTGGCGAAGTCCTCGGGCACCGGCAGCGTACCGAGGCGGTCGGTCGCCGCCGCGGCCACCGCCCGGGCGATGGGGTGCTCGGAGGCGTGCTCCAGTGCGCCCGCAAGCCGCAGCACCGTCTCCTCGTCCTCGCCGCCCGCGGTGTGCAGGGCGTGCAGGGCCATGGTGCCGGTGGTCACGGTGCCGGTCTTGTCCAGGACGACGGTGTCGACCTTGCGGGTCGACTCCAGCACCTCGGGGCCCTTGATCAGGATGCCGAGCTGCGCGCCGCGTCCGGTGCCGACCATGAGGGCGGTCGGGGTGGCCAGGCCGAGGGCGCAGGGGCAGGCGATGATCAGCACGGCGACCGCGGCGGTGAACGCGGCGGCGATCCCGTCGCCCGTACCGAGCCAGAAGCCGAGCGTCCCCAGGGACAGGGCGATGACGACGGGCACGAAGATGCCGGAGATCCGGTCCGCGAGCCGCTGCACGGCGGCCTTGCCGTTCTGGGCGTCCTCGACCAGGCGGGCCATCCGCGCCAGTTGGGTGTCCGAGCCGACCCGGGTGGCCTCCACGACCAGCCGGCCGCCGGCGTTGACGGTGGCGCCGGTGACGGCGTCGCCCACGGTGACCTCCACCGGCACGGACTCGCCGGTGAGCATCGAGGCGTCGACGGCGGAGGCGCCCTCGACGACGGTGCCGTCGGTGGCGATCTTCTCGCCGGGCCGGACCACGAAGCGGTCACCGACCGCGAGCCGGTCCACGGGCACCCGCTCCTCGCGGCCGTCCCGCAGCACCGCGACCTCCTTGGCGCCCAGCTCCATCAGCGCGCGCAGCGCCGCGCCCGCCTTCCGCTTGGACTTCGCCTCGAAGTACCGTCCGGCGAGGATGAACGTCGTCACGCCGGCCGCGGCTTCGAGGTAGATGTTGCCGGAGCCGTCGCCGCGGGCGATGGTCAGCTCGAAGGGGTGGGTCATGCCGGGCTCGCCCGCGGTGCCGAAGAACAGCGCCCACAGCGACCACAGGAACGCCGCGGTCGTACCGACCGAGATCAGCGTGTCCATGGTGGCGGCGCCGTGCCGCGCGTTGGTCCAGGCGGCCTTGTGGAACGGCCAGGCGCCCCAGACCACCACCGGCGCGGCCAGCGTGAGCGAGAGCCACTGCCAGTACTCGAACTGCAGGGCAGGGACCATCGCCATCGCGATCACCGGCACCGACAGTGCCAGGGAGCCGAAGAGCCGCTGCCGCAGCGTCCGCAGCTCGTCCGGCGGGTGCTGCCCGCCGGTGCCGTCCGCCGTACCGTCGCCCGCGGCCGGCCCTGCGGGGGCGGGCGGTGCGGCGCTGTAACCGGTACGTTCGACGGTGGCGATCAGGTCGTCGACCGCCACGTCGTCGGCGAAGGTGACCTTGGCCTTCTCGGTGGCGTAGTTGACGGTGGCCTCGACGCCCTCCATGCGGTTGAGCTTCTTCTCGATCCGTGCGGCGCAGGAGGCGCAGGTCATGCCGCCGATCGCGAGTTCGACCTCGGCCGTCCTGCCAGGCGTGGTGGTGGTCATCACTGCTCCTCGTGGCTATACCCCCAGGGGGTATTAGATCCTTCGACATCATGTATACCCCTGACCCGTATCCATTGCAAGCGGCGCCCTCGCTTGACTTTATACCCCCAGGGGGTATTGTCGCCAGTATCGAGGCCGGTCGCAGCGACGGGCCGACCGAGAGGAGCGAGCGATGAACACCGCAGCCAGGGCCGGACTCTTCGCAGGTGCGCTGGCCGTCGCGTTCGCCGGCGCGTACGGGGTCGGCAGCGCCGTGGGGCCCGTCACCGACGAGGACAGCCCCCCGGCCCACGGCGGCCACGCCGCGGGCGCGGGCGCAAAGGATGAAGCCGGAAAGGAAGCGGGAAAGAAGGGGGACGGGCACGGCGGCGGCCACGGCGAGGACGCCGGCCCCGCCGCGGGCGGCCTCCAGCTCTCCGAGTCTGGCTACACGCTCGACCTGGACACCCGGCGGATCGACGCCCGCAGCCCCGCCGAGCTGCGCTTCGCGGTGCGCGGCGCGGACGGCGAGCCCGTGACCTCGTACGAGCGGGAGCACGGCAAGGAGCTGCACCTGATCGTCGCCTCCCGCGACCTCGGCACGTACCGCCACCTCCACCCCGTCCGCGACGCCGCCGGCACCTGGAGCACGCCCGTCGAGCTGCCCAGGGCAGGTGACTACCGCGTCTTCGCCGACTTCGTGCCCACCGGCGGCCCCGAGAACGGCCTGACCCTGGGCGGTGACCTCGCCGTCGCCGGCGACTACCGCCCGGCGGCGCTCGCCGAGCCGGCGCGGACGGCGACCGTCGACGGGTACGAGGTGACGCTGGACGGCGCCCTGACGCCGGGCTCCGCCCGCGAGGTGGAGTTCTCCGTCGGGAAGGACGGCAAGCCGGTCACCGACCTCCAGCCGTACCTCGGCGCGTACGGGCACCTGGTCGCGCTCCGCGCCGGCGACCTGGCGTACCTGCACGTCCACCCCAACGGCGAGCCCGGCGACGGCAGCACGGAGCCCGGCCCCGAGGTGGCGTTCTCCGCGACCGCGCCCAGCACCGGTTCGTACCGCCTGTTCCTCGACTTCAAGCACGACGGCGAGGTGCGCACCGCGGCCTTCACGGTCACCGCGGGCGGCGGCGCGGCCGGGGCGGGCGAGCAGGGCGCGGAGAGCGGGCAGGACGAGGCGGACGGCGGCGGTCACAGCCACTGACGGCCGTGGTAGACCTGCTGCATGCGCAGCAGGAAAGCTCTCGTACGCCGCCCCGGACCCCGTCTCGCCGAGGGCCTGGTCACGCACATCGACCGCACGCCGGTCGACGCGGACCGGGCCCTCGCCCAGTGGCGGTCCTACGTCGCCGCCCTCGAACTGCACGGCTGGGAGACCGCCGAGGTCGAGCCCGCGGACGACTGCCCGGACGCGGTCTTCGTCGAGGACACGGTGGTGATGTACAAGAACGTCGCCCTCGTCACCCGTCCCGGCGCCGACTCCCGCAAGCCGGAGACCCGCGGCGTCGAGGCCGCCGTGAGCCTCATGCGCTGCTCCGTGAACCGGGTGCACGCGCCCGGCACGCTCGACGGCGGCGACGTGCTCAAGGTCGGCGACACCATCTACGTGGGCCTCGGCGGGCGCACCAACACCGACGGCGTCCGGCAGCTCCGCGCCTGCTTCGAGCCGCTCGGCGCCCGCGTCGTCACCGTCCCGGTCACCAAGGTGCTGCACCTGAAGTCCGGCATCACCGCGCTGCCCGACGGCACCTTCGCCACCCACGCCGGCCTGATCGACACCCCGGAGCTCTTCCCGGGCCGCATCGAGGTGCCGGAGGCCGCCGGGGCGCACGTCATCCTGCTGGGCGGCGGCGCGCTGCTGATGGCGGCGAGCGCGCCGCAGACGGCCGCGCTGTACGAGGAACTGGGCTACACGCCGGTGCCCGTGGACATCAGCGAGTTCGAGAAGCTCGAAGGCTCGGTGACCTGCCTGTCGGTACGCATGCGCGGCCTGTACGCCTGAGGCGGCGGCGGGGCGACCCCGCCGCCGGCCGCGGGCTCAGCGGCTCTCCGCCGCCACCCGCAGCGGGTCGCGCGGGGTGCGGAAGGACTGGGGCAGGTCGAGGGGCGGGGTGAGGTGGCCCCCGAGGCGGCGGCCTGCGGCG from Streptomyces sp. CMB-StM0423 includes the following:
- a CDS encoding heavy metal translocating P-type ATPase yields the protein MTTTTPGRTAEVELAIGGMTCASCAARIEKKLNRMEGVEATVNYATEKAKVTFADDVAVDDLIATVERTGYSAAPPAPAGPAAGDGTADGTGGQHPPDELRTLRQRLFGSLALSVPVIAMAMVPALQFEYWQWLSLTLAAPVVVWGAWPFHKAAWTNARHGAATMDTLISVGTTAAFLWSLWALFFGTAGEPGMTHPFELTIARGDGSGNIYLEAAAGVTTFILAGRYFEAKSKRKAGAALRALMELGAKEVAVLRDGREERVPVDRLAVGDRFVVRPGEKIATDGTVVEGASAVDASMLTGESVPVEVTVGDAVTGATVNAGGRLVVEATRVGSDTQLARMARLVEDAQNGKAAVQRLADRISGIFVPVVIALSLGTLGFWLGTGDGIAAAFTAAVAVLIIACPCALGLATPTALMVGTGRGAQLGILIKGPEVLESTRKVDTVVLDKTGTVTTGTMALHALHTAGGEDEETVLRLAGALEHASEHPIARAVAAAATDRLGTLPVPEDFANVPGLGVQGIVEGHAVLVGRQQLLAEWAITLPAELTAAKERSEQAGRTAIAVAWDGEARALLEVADAVKPTSTQAIKRLRDLGLTPILLTGDNTAVAKTVAAEVGIEEVIAEVLPEDKVDAVKRLQAEGRTVAMVGDGVNDAAALAQADLGLAIGTGTDAAIEAADLTLVTGDLRAAPDAIRLARSTLSTIKTNLAWAFGYNTAALPLAAAGLLNPMLAGAAMAFSSVSVVANSLRLRRFRPLG
- the ddaH gene encoding dimethylargininase, which produces MRSRKALVRRPGPRLAEGLVTHIDRTPVDADRALAQWRSYVAALELHGWETAEVEPADDCPDAVFVEDTVVMYKNVALVTRPGADSRKPETRGVEAAVSLMRCSVNRVHAPGTLDGGDVLKVGDTIYVGLGGRTNTDGVRQLRACFEPLGARVVTVPVTKVLHLKSGITALPDGTFATHAGLIDTPELFPGRIEVPEAAGAHVILLGGGALLMAASAPQTAALYEELGYTPVPVDISEFEKLEGSVTCLSVRMRGLYA